CCGAGAACTGGGAGGGCCTGACCGAACTCGCGAAAGAGCTTGAGGCTGAAGGTTCGCACGTCCTCGACGTGTGCACCGCTTACGTCGGCCGCGACGAGGTCCGCGACATGAAGACCCTCTTGCACCGCTACAACCGCCATGTGACGGTCCCGATCATGGTCGACTCGACCGAAGTGGACGTCATCGAAGCCTCGCTCCAGACGTTGGCCGGAAAGCCGATCGTCAATTCGATCAACTTCGAAGACGGCGAGACGCGCACCCAAAGGGTCTTGGCCCTCTGCCGCAAGTACGGGGCCGCCGTCGTCGCGCTGACGATCGACGAGCGGGGCATGGCGAAGTCGGTCGACGACAAGGTCGCGATCGCCGAGCGCACCCTCGATGCGACGCGGGCCTTCGGTCTTCCCGACCACGACGTCTTCTTCGACTGCTTGACGTTCACCCTCGGCTCTGGCGACGAGGAGTTCCGAAAGTCGGCCGTCGCCACGCTCGAGGCCATCCGTGAGATCCGTTCGCGCCATCCCAACGTCAACGCCACCCTCGGGGTCTCGAACGTCAGCTTCGGCCTTAAACCTGCGGCCCGGATGGTGCTGAACTCGGTCTTCCTCCAGTACGCCCTTGAGGCGGGCCTGACTTCGGCCATCGTGCACTTCAGCAAGATCCGGCCACAGAGCCAGGTGGAACCAGAGGTCTGGACCGTGGCTTCCGACCTGGTCTTCGACCGACGCCGGTTCGCGGTCGCCTAGTCGACGACGTACGTGGCCGGTCGCTTCTCCAGGAAAGCGCCGACGCCCTCTTGACCCTCCGCGCCCGCCCTGGCGACGGCCAGTTCCCGGGCGCTCCGTTCGAGGGGGTAAGGGCCTTCGACGCTCAGTTTCTTGGCTTTCGCCACGGCTTGCGGCCCGCACTTCAGGACCGAAGCGACGCGGTTCGCGACCCCTTCGTCCAAAGCATCGTCATCGACCACGTCGTGGACGAGCCCGATCCTCAGCGCGGTTTCCGGTCCGAACGCCTCTGCCGTCGTGAACAACCATCTGGCGTTCCCGTTTCCGATCTTGGGTAGGACGAAATTCGAGATCGTTGCAGGGATCAGTCCGAGCCGGACTTCGCTGAAACAGAACAGTGCCGAACGGCCGACGATCGCGACGTCGCTCGCCGCGACAAGTCCGCAACCGCCTCCGAACGCTGCCCCGTGGATCCTGGCGATGACGACCGCGGGGCAGTCCACCATCGATTGGAACAGGCCCGCAAGCCGCATCGCGTCCTCGACGTTCTGTTCCTCTGTGTAACCGGCGGCCTTACGCATCCATTCCAGGTCCCCGCCCGCGCAAAAGGACTTCCCTTCGCCGGCGAGGACGACGACCCTTGTCGAGTCGTCGACGTCACGAAAGGCCGAGGTCAAAGCAGCGATGAGTTCGTCGTTAAAGGCGTTGCGGACGTCGGGCCGGGCTAGAGTCAGCCGGAGGACGGAACCGTCCCGTTCGGTCTTGAGCATGCCTCAGTATGCCCGTCTCGAGAAGCCAGAGCCGGCCCGGTCGGGCTAAGCCTGGGAGACGGTAACCTGCACTCAATGCCGAAGCTCGTCCTTGTCCGCCACGGCCAGTCGCTATGGAACCTTGAAAACCGCTTCACAGGTTGGATCGACGTCCCCCTGACGAAAGTCGGCGAGCAAGAGGCGAAAGCCGCCGGTGAAAAGCTGCGAGGCACTCCGATCGACGTGGCCTATACCAGCGCCCTGAAGCGGGCGCAACGGAC
The DNA window shown above is from Armatimonadota bacterium and carries:
- a CDS encoding enoyl-CoA hydratase/isomerase family protein; the protein is MLKTERDGSVLRLTLARPDVRNAFNDELIAALTSAFRDVDDSTRVVVLAGEGKSFCAGGDLEWMRKAAGYTEEQNVEDAMRLAGLFQSMVDCPAVVIARIHGAAFGGGCGLVAASDVAIVGRSALFCFSEVRLGLIPATISNFVLPKIGNGNARWLFTTAEAFGPETALRIGLVHDVVDDDALDEGVANRVASVLKCGPQAVAKAKKLSVEGPYPLERSARELAVARAGAEGQEGVGAFLEKRPATYVVD